The Benincasa hispida cultivar B227 unplaced genomic scaffold, ASM972705v1 Contig316, whole genome shotgun sequence genome includes a region encoding these proteins:
- the LOC120069312 gene encoding 28S ribosomal protein S33, mitochondrial → MATNGLKSMVAAAVNMGVTEARARIFGHILNPTGQRSTHKLLRKKLIGDKVAQWYPYDIKKDDPLVMARQEQERLSKLEMLKRRGKGPPKKGQGRRAAKRNK, encoded by the exons ATGGCTACTAATGGCCTGAAGAGTATGGTTGCTGCAGCAGTCAATATGGGAGTGACAGAAGCAAGGGCAAGGATATTTGGTCACATACTTAACCCAACAGGTCAACGATCTACCCACAAGCTTCTGCGCAAAAAACTCATTGGTGACAAAGTAGCACAGTGGTATCCATATGACATCAAGAAGGATGATCCTCTTGTCATGGCTCGCCAAGAACAAGA GCGCTTGTCCAAGCTTGAAATGCTAAAGCGTCGTGGTAAGGGACCACCTAAGAAGGGCCAAGGTAGGCGTGCAGCCAAGCGCAACAAGTAG
- the LOC120069311 gene encoding cationic amino acid transporter 5: MTWRYRQTTSISSLCGPIQNSPSVSSKSIMNDRKFNYHLPNSIETKMGEEEIVQQHRSYWWRWSKQDFLPEESFQSWSNYRTALSQTWFRFMDRLQSRSFDENEIGELRKRSENEMKRCLTWWDLTWFGFGAVIGAGIFVLTGQEANQHAGPAIVLSYVASGISAMLSVFCYTEFAIEIPVAGGSFAYLRIELGDFVAFITAGNILLESIVGTAAVARSWTSYFTSLLNRPDKSLLIHTNLKDGYNLLDPIAVAVLAIAATIAMTSTRKTSYLNWIASAVNSVVILFVIIAGFVHADKSNLTPFMPFGVKGVFQAAAIVYFAYGGFDNIATMAEETKNPSKDIPLGLLGSMSIITVIYCLMALSLSMMQKYTDINPDAAYSVAFESVGMKWAKYLVALGALKGMTTVLLVGALGQARYTTHIARAHMIPPWFALVHPKTGTPINATLLITITSGCIAFFSSLDVLASLLSVSTLFVFMMMAVALLVRRYYARGVTPRLDQLKLFILLITIIGSSMATSAYWGLYPNGWIGYVVTVPIWFLGTLGIALLLPMQRKPKVWGVPLVPWLPSLSIATNIFLMGSLGPEAFERFGICTLVMLIYYVFFGLHATYDMAHQQNKLITQKQVNEETTPSAGP; this comes from the coding sequence atgACTTGGAGATACAGACAAACCACATCAATTTCAAGCCTTTGTGGGCCAATCCAAAACTCACCGTCGGTATCTTCAAAATCAATCATGAATGACAGAAAATTCAATTATCATTTGCCCAATTCCATTGAAACCAAAATGGGGGAAGAAGAAATTGTTCAACAGCATAGAAGCTATTGGTGGAGATGGAGCAAACAAGATTTCTTACCAGAAGAATCCTTTCAAAGTTGGAGCAATTACAGGACTGCTCTTTCACAGACTTGGTTTCGGTTCATGGACCGTCTTCAAAGCAGATCATTcgatgaaaatgaaattgggGAGCTAAGAAAACGAAGTGAGAATGAAATGAAACGTTGCCTTACTTGGTGGGATCTCACTTGGTTTGGATTTGGCGCTGTTATTGGTGCAGGAATTTTCGTCCTCACAGGCCAAGAAGCCAACCAACATGCTGGACCAGCCATTGTTCTGTCTTATGTAGCTTCCGGCATTTCCGCAATGCTCTCTGTTTTTTGCTATACAGAGTTCGCTATTGAAATCCCAGTTGCAGGGGGCTCTTTTGCATACTTAAGAATTGAATTGGGAGACTTTGTAGCTTTCATTACTGCTGGCAACATTCTCCTTGAGAGCATTGTCGGTACCGCCGCCGTCGCCCGATCATGGACTTCTTACTTCACCTCACTTCTGAACCGACCCGACAAATCTTTGCTTATCCACACGAATCTCAAAGATGGATACAATCTTCTCGACCCTATAGCCGTTGCGGTCTTGGCAATCGCTGCAACAATAGCGATGACCAGCACGAGGAAAACTTCATACCTGAATTGGATTGCTTCAGCTGTTAATTCAGTTGTGATTCTGTTTGTTATAATTGCCGGTTTTGTACATGCTGATAAATCAAATTTGACTCCTTTTATGCCTTTTGGAGTTAAAGGTGTCTTCCAAGCTGCTGCGATTGTATACTTTGCTTATGGAGGTTTTGATAACATTGCTACAATGGCTGAGGAAACTAAAAATCCATCAAAAGACATACCTTTGGGGTTGTTGGGATCGATGTCGATTATCACTGTGATATACTGTTTGATGGCACTGTCACTTAGTATGATGCAGAAATATACTGATATAAACCCAGATGCAGCTTACTCTGTTGCCTTTGAGAGTGTTGGAATGAAATGGGCCAAGTATCTGGTGGCTCTTGGTGCTTTGAAGGGGATGACTACTGTCCTTCTTGTCGGGGCGCTCGGGCAAGCTCGGTATACAACTCACATTGCTCGAGCCCACATGATTCCTCCTTGGTTTGCTCTTGTCCATCCAAAGACTGGAACTCCCATCAATGCTACACTCTTGATTACCATAACAAGTGGCTGCATTGCTTTCTTCTCTAGCTTGGATGTTCTGGCGAGCTTGTTGTCGGTCAGCACGCTCTTCGTTTTCATGATGATGGCCGTGGCGCTTCTGGTAAGGAGATACTACGCAAGAGGGGTCACTCCAAGGTTAGATCAGTTGAAGCTTTTCATTCTTCTGATAACCATCATTGGTTCCTCCATGGCTACTTCTGCATACTGGGGGCTTTATCCAAACGGTTGGATAGGATATGTTGTGACCGTTCCGATTTGGTTTCTGGGGACTTTGGGGATTGCATTGCTTCTGCCAATGCAAAGAAAGCCAAAAGTTTGGGGTGTGCCATTGGTGCCATGGCTGCCAAGTTTGTCGATTGCAACAAACATCTTTCTCATGGGATCTTTGGGTCCTGAGGCTTTTGAAAGATTTGGAATCTGCACACTCGTGATgcttatttattatgttttcttTGGTCTTCATGCAACTTATGATATGGCTCATCAACAAAACAAGTTAATTACTCAAAAGCAGGTTAATGAGGAAACCACGCCCAGCGCAGGTCCTTAG